One part of the Esox lucius isolate fEsoLuc1 chromosome 10, fEsoLuc1.pri, whole genome shotgun sequence genome encodes these proteins:
- the LOC105006983 gene encoding protein MTSS 1 isoform X4 gives METVIERECSALGGLFQTVIGDMKSSYPVWDDFISKAGKLQSQLRTTVVAVAAFLEAFQKVADLATGSRGGTRDIGSALTRMCMRHRSIEAKLRQFSVVFIDCLINPLQDQMEEWKRVANTLDKDHAKEYKKARQEIKKKSSDTLKLQKKAKKGRGDIQPQLDSAMQDVSDKYLLLEETEKQAVRKALVEERSRFCTFVSMLRPVVEEEMSMLGEITHLQTLTDDLKALTMDPHKLPPASEQVILDLKGSESSWSYQTPPSSPSTTASRKSSMCSSSLNSVNSSDSRSSGSHCHSPTSHYRYRSSALPQQGPARLSSVSSHDSGFISQDAYQSKSPSPMPPDGHPQTSGSSSSAVSETCQPVSEGSSSSSSSSPASSKETCSSTRVDQLSNGYDHHPHLHHGPSTAPDLCGGGIQEGYPHLPPSSPSSTPLASPSSPSSPMWAWSKPGSALLVDRPPYCTQETGMIPSSKVPTWKDWAKPGPYDQPMVNTLRRTKKETPDPSSPPATTPGDEPQRARGTNAVTTPKQEEAHEDLALALALGLQLDIQRSSRDSLQCSSGYSTQSTTPCCSEDTIPSQVSDYDYFSVSGDQETDQLDFDKSSTIPRNSDISQSYRRMFQAKRPASTAGIPSTAPSPASIVTPGVATIRRTPSSKPHLRRPSGGLGLGPIPIKPPMIPVKTPTVPEHPGGFFGGEGEGAGTLSPQSPRSSPGDNGLVSSRSARDTQAPSDPPSPPPQPGGRLSEWDHEALPEVQEEEIGCGEGEDVLLAIRRGVKLKKTMTNDRSAPRIV, from the exons GTGGCACCAGAGACATTGGTTCAGCCCTCACCAGGATGTGCATGAGGCATCGGAGCATCGAGGCCAAACTTCGTCAGTTCTCAGT GGTTTTTATTGACTGCCTGATTAACCCTCTGCAAGACcagatggaggagtggaagagggtGGCCAACACCCTGGACAAGGACCACGCCAAAG AGTACAAGAAAGCCCGCCAGGAGATCAAGAAGAAATCCTCAGACACTCTCAAGCTGCAGAAGAAGGCTAAGAAAG GCCGGGGGGACATCCAGCCCCAGTTGGACAGTGCCATGCAGGACGTGAGTGATAAGTACCTGCTGCTGGAGGAGACGGAGAAGCAGGCAGTGAGGAAGGCCTTGGTGGAAGAGAGGAGCCGCTTCTGCACCTTCGTCTCCATGTTGAGGCCCGTGGTG GAAGAGGAGATGTCTATGTTGGGTGAGATCACTCACTTGCAGACCCTCACTGACGACCTGAAGGCCCTGACAATGGACCCCCACAAGCTGCCCCCCGCCAGCGAGCAG GTCATTCTTGACCTGAAGGGGTCTGAGAGCAGCTGGTCATATCagacccctccctcctcccctagCACCACAGCATCCAGGAAGTCCAGCATGTGCAG CAGTAGTCTGAACAGTGTCAACAGCAGCGACTCTCGCTCCAGCGGCTCCCACTGCCACTCCCCCACCTCCCACTACCGCTACCGGAGCTCCGCCCTCCCGCAGCAAGGCCCCGCCCGCCTCTCCAGTGTCTCCTCCCATGACTCTGGCTTCATCTCCCAGGACGCCTACCAGTCCAAGTCGCCATCGCCCATGCCCCCCGACGGTCACCCACAG ACCTCTGGCTCTTCATCCTCGGCCGTCTCTGAGACTTGCCAGCCTGTCAGCGAGggcagctcctcctcctcttcctcttccccgGCCTCCTCTAAGGAGACCTGCTCCAGCACTAGGGTGGACCAG CTTTCAAACGGGTACGatcatcatcctcatcttcaTCACGGGCCCTCCACCGCCCCTGATCTGTGTGGCGGGGGCATTCAGGAGGGCTaccctcacctccctccatcttctccctcctccacccccctcgCCTCgccatcctctccctcctcccccatgTGGGCGTGGTCGAAACCAGGCTCTGCCCTCCTTGTGGACCGCCCCCCCTATTGCACCCAGGAAACGGGCATGATCCCGTCCTCCAAGGTTCCCACCTGGAAG GACTGGGCCAAGCCGGGCCCGTACGACCAGCCCATGGTGAACACCCTGAGGAGGACTAAGAAGGAGACTCCAGATCCCAGCAGCCCCCCGGCCACGACACCAGGGGACGAGCCCCAGCGAGCCAGGGGCACCAATGCAGTCACAACACCCAAG caGGAGGAGGCCCATGAGGACCTGGCCCTGGCCCTGGCCCTGGGACTCCAGCTGGACATCCAGCGCTCCAGCAGGGACTCCCTGCAGTGTTCCAGTGGCTACAGCACCCAGAGCACCACGCCATGCTGCTCTGAGGATACCATCCCCTCACAAG TGTCCGACTACGACTACTTCTCCGTGAGCGGCGACCAGGAGACGGACCAGCTGGACTTCGACAAGTCCTCCACCATCCCCCGCAACAGCGACATCAGCCAGTCGTACCGGCGCATGTTCCAAGCCAAGCGGCCGGCCTCCACAGCGGGCATCCCCTCCACAGCCCCGTCCCCCGCCTCTATCGTCACCCCTGGGGTGGCCACCATCCGCCGCACGCCCTCCTCCAAGCCCCACTTGCGCCGGCCCTCTGGGGGCTTGGGTCTGGGCCCCATCCCCATCAAGCCCCCCATGATCCCGGTCAAGACGCCCACTGTGCCCGAGCACCCCGGGGGGTTCTTCGGAGGTGAGGGCGAGGGAGCGGGAACGCTAAGCCCCCAGAGTCCGCGCTCTTCACCGGGGGACAACGGGTTGGTATCTTCCAGGTCAGCCCGGGACACTCAGGCCCCCTCTGATCCGCCCTCTCCCCCGCCTCAGCCCGGCGGCAGGTTGTCGGAGTGGGACCACGAGGCACTGCCGGAGGTTCAGGAGGAGGAGATTGGATGCGGTGAAGGGGAAGATGTGCTCTTGGCCATACGGAGAGGAGTCAAACTGAAGAAGACTATGACCAACGACCGGTCTGCACCAAGGATAGTGTGA
- the LOC105006983 gene encoding protein MTSS 1 isoform X3 — METVIERECSALGGLFQTVIGDMKSSYPVWDDFISKAGKLQSQLRTTVVAVAAFLEAFQKVADLATGSRGGTRDIGSALTRMCMRHRSIEAKLRQFSVVFIDCLINPLQDQMEEWKRVANTLDKDHAKEYKKARQEIKKKSSDTLKLQKKAKKADVFGRGDIQPQLDSAMQDVSDKYLLLEETEKQAVRKALVEERSRFCTFVSMLRPVVEEEMSMLGEITHLQTLTDDLKALTMDPHKLPPASEQVILDLKGSESSWSYQTPPSSPSTTASRKSSMCSSSLNSVNSSDSRSSGSHCHSPTSHYRYRSSALPQQGPARLSSVSSHDSGFISQDAYQSKSPSPMPPDGHPQTSGSSSSAVSETCQPVSEGSSSSSSSSPASSKETCSSTRVDQLSNGYDHHPHLHHGPSTAPDLCGGGIQEGYPHLPPSSPSSTPLASPSSPSSPMWAWSKPGSALLVDRPPYCTQETGMIPSSKVPTWKDWAKPGPYDQPMVNTLRRTKKETPDPSSPPATTPGDEPQRARGTNAVTTPKEEAHEDLALALALGLQLDIQRSSRDSLQCSSGYSTQSTTPCCSEDTIPSQVSDYDYFSVSGDQETDQLDFDKSSTIPRNSDISQSYRRMFQAKRPASTAGIPSTAPSPASIVTPGVATIRRTPSSKPHLRRPSGGLGLGPIPIKPPMIPVKTPTVPEHPGGFFGGEGEGAGTLSPQSPRSSPGDNGLVSSRSARDTQAPSDPPSPPPQPGGRLSEWDHEALPEVQEEEIGCGEGEDVLLAIRRGVKLKKTMTNDRSAPRIV; from the exons GTGGCACCAGAGACATTGGTTCAGCCCTCACCAGGATGTGCATGAGGCATCGGAGCATCGAGGCCAAACTTCGTCAGTTCTCAGT GGTTTTTATTGACTGCCTGATTAACCCTCTGCAAGACcagatggaggagtggaagagggtGGCCAACACCCTGGACAAGGACCACGCCAAAG AGTACAAGAAAGCCCGCCAGGAGATCAAGAAGAAATCCTCAGACACTCTCAAGCTGCAGAAGAAGGCTAAGAAAG CCGACGTGTTCG GCCGGGGGGACATCCAGCCCCAGTTGGACAGTGCCATGCAGGACGTGAGTGATAAGTACCTGCTGCTGGAGGAGACGGAGAAGCAGGCAGTGAGGAAGGCCTTGGTGGAAGAGAGGAGCCGCTTCTGCACCTTCGTCTCCATGTTGAGGCCCGTGGTG GAAGAGGAGATGTCTATGTTGGGTGAGATCACTCACTTGCAGACCCTCACTGACGACCTGAAGGCCCTGACAATGGACCCCCACAAGCTGCCCCCCGCCAGCGAGCAG GTCATTCTTGACCTGAAGGGGTCTGAGAGCAGCTGGTCATATCagacccctccctcctcccctagCACCACAGCATCCAGGAAGTCCAGCATGTGCAG CAGTAGTCTGAACAGTGTCAACAGCAGCGACTCTCGCTCCAGCGGCTCCCACTGCCACTCCCCCACCTCCCACTACCGCTACCGGAGCTCCGCCCTCCCGCAGCAAGGCCCCGCCCGCCTCTCCAGTGTCTCCTCCCATGACTCTGGCTTCATCTCCCAGGACGCCTACCAGTCCAAGTCGCCATCGCCCATGCCCCCCGACGGTCACCCACAG ACCTCTGGCTCTTCATCCTCGGCCGTCTCTGAGACTTGCCAGCCTGTCAGCGAGggcagctcctcctcctcttcctcttccccgGCCTCCTCTAAGGAGACCTGCTCCAGCACTAGGGTGGACCAG CTTTCAAACGGGTACGatcatcatcctcatcttcaTCACGGGCCCTCCACCGCCCCTGATCTGTGTGGCGGGGGCATTCAGGAGGGCTaccctcacctccctccatcttctccctcctccacccccctcgCCTCgccatcctctccctcctcccccatgTGGGCGTGGTCGAAACCAGGCTCTGCCCTCCTTGTGGACCGCCCCCCCTATTGCACCCAGGAAACGGGCATGATCCCGTCCTCCAAGGTTCCCACCTGGAAG GACTGGGCCAAGCCGGGCCCGTACGACCAGCCCATGGTGAACACCCTGAGGAGGACTAAGAAGGAGACTCCAGATCCCAGCAGCCCCCCGGCCACGACACCAGGGGACGAGCCCCAGCGAGCCAGGGGCACCAATGCAGTCACAACACCCAAG GAGGAGGCCCATGAGGACCTGGCCCTGGCCCTGGCCCTGGGACTCCAGCTGGACATCCAGCGCTCCAGCAGGGACTCCCTGCAGTGTTCCAGTGGCTACAGCACCCAGAGCACCACGCCATGCTGCTCTGAGGATACCATCCCCTCACAAG TGTCCGACTACGACTACTTCTCCGTGAGCGGCGACCAGGAGACGGACCAGCTGGACTTCGACAAGTCCTCCACCATCCCCCGCAACAGCGACATCAGCCAGTCGTACCGGCGCATGTTCCAAGCCAAGCGGCCGGCCTCCACAGCGGGCATCCCCTCCACAGCCCCGTCCCCCGCCTCTATCGTCACCCCTGGGGTGGCCACCATCCGCCGCACGCCCTCCTCCAAGCCCCACTTGCGCCGGCCCTCTGGGGGCTTGGGTCTGGGCCCCATCCCCATCAAGCCCCCCATGATCCCGGTCAAGACGCCCACTGTGCCCGAGCACCCCGGGGGGTTCTTCGGAGGTGAGGGCGAGGGAGCGGGAACGCTAAGCCCCCAGAGTCCGCGCTCTTCACCGGGGGACAACGGGTTGGTATCTTCCAGGTCAGCCCGGGACACTCAGGCCCCCTCTGATCCGCCCTCTCCCCCGCCTCAGCCCGGCGGCAGGTTGTCGGAGTGGGACCACGAGGCACTGCCGGAGGTTCAGGAGGAGGAGATTGGATGCGGTGAAGGGGAAGATGTGCTCTTGGCCATACGGAGAGGAGTCAAACTGAAGAAGACTATGACCAACGACCGGTCTGCACCAAGGATAGTGTGA
- the LOC105006983 gene encoding protein MTSS 1 isoform X1 encodes METVIERECSALGGLFQTVIGDMKSSYPVWDDFISKAGKLQSQLRTTVVAVAAFLEAFQKVADLATGSRGGTRDIGSALTRMCMRHRSIEAKLRQFSVVFIDCLINPLQDQMEEWKRVANTLDKDHAKEYKKARQEIKKKSSDTLKLQKKAKKADVFGRGDIQPQLDSAMQDVSDKYLLLEETEKQAVRKALVEERSRFCTFVSMLRPVVEEEMSMLGEITHLQTLTDDLKALTMDPHKLPPASEQVILDLKGSESSWSYQTPPSSPSTTASRKSSMCSSSLNSVNSSDSRSSGSHCHSPTSHYRYRSSALPQQGPARLSSVSSHDSGFISQDAYQSKSPSPMPPDGHPQTSGSSSSAVSETCQPVSEGSSSSSSSSPASSKETCSSTRVDQLSNGYDHHPHLHHGPSTAPDLCGGGIQEGYPHLPPSSPSSTPLASPSSPSSPMWAWSKPGSALLVDRPPYCTQETGMIPSSKVPTWKDWAKPGPYDQPMVNTLRRTKKETPDPSSPPATTPGDEPQRARGTNAVTTPKQEEAHEDLALALALGLQLDIQRSSRDSLQCSSGYSTQSTTPCCSEDTIPSQVSDYDYFSVSGDQETDQLDFDKSSTIPRNSDISQSYRRMFQAKRPASTAGIPSTAPSPASIVTPGVATIRRTPSSKPHLRRPSGGLGLGPIPIKPPMIPVKTPTVPEHPGGFFGGEGEGAGTLSPQSPRSSPGDNGLVSSRSARDTQAPSDPPSPPPQPGGRLSEWDHEALPEVQEEEIGCGEGEDVLLAIRRGVKLKKTMTNDRSAPRIV; translated from the exons GTGGCACCAGAGACATTGGTTCAGCCCTCACCAGGATGTGCATGAGGCATCGGAGCATCGAGGCCAAACTTCGTCAGTTCTCAGT GGTTTTTATTGACTGCCTGATTAACCCTCTGCAAGACcagatggaggagtggaagagggtGGCCAACACCCTGGACAAGGACCACGCCAAAG AGTACAAGAAAGCCCGCCAGGAGATCAAGAAGAAATCCTCAGACACTCTCAAGCTGCAGAAGAAGGCTAAGAAAG CCGACGTGTTCG GCCGGGGGGACATCCAGCCCCAGTTGGACAGTGCCATGCAGGACGTGAGTGATAAGTACCTGCTGCTGGAGGAGACGGAGAAGCAGGCAGTGAGGAAGGCCTTGGTGGAAGAGAGGAGCCGCTTCTGCACCTTCGTCTCCATGTTGAGGCCCGTGGTG GAAGAGGAGATGTCTATGTTGGGTGAGATCACTCACTTGCAGACCCTCACTGACGACCTGAAGGCCCTGACAATGGACCCCCACAAGCTGCCCCCCGCCAGCGAGCAG GTCATTCTTGACCTGAAGGGGTCTGAGAGCAGCTGGTCATATCagacccctccctcctcccctagCACCACAGCATCCAGGAAGTCCAGCATGTGCAG CAGTAGTCTGAACAGTGTCAACAGCAGCGACTCTCGCTCCAGCGGCTCCCACTGCCACTCCCCCACCTCCCACTACCGCTACCGGAGCTCCGCCCTCCCGCAGCAAGGCCCCGCCCGCCTCTCCAGTGTCTCCTCCCATGACTCTGGCTTCATCTCCCAGGACGCCTACCAGTCCAAGTCGCCATCGCCCATGCCCCCCGACGGTCACCCACAG ACCTCTGGCTCTTCATCCTCGGCCGTCTCTGAGACTTGCCAGCCTGTCAGCGAGggcagctcctcctcctcttcctcttccccgGCCTCCTCTAAGGAGACCTGCTCCAGCACTAGGGTGGACCAG CTTTCAAACGGGTACGatcatcatcctcatcttcaTCACGGGCCCTCCACCGCCCCTGATCTGTGTGGCGGGGGCATTCAGGAGGGCTaccctcacctccctccatcttctccctcctccacccccctcgCCTCgccatcctctccctcctcccccatgTGGGCGTGGTCGAAACCAGGCTCTGCCCTCCTTGTGGACCGCCCCCCCTATTGCACCCAGGAAACGGGCATGATCCCGTCCTCCAAGGTTCCCACCTGGAAG GACTGGGCCAAGCCGGGCCCGTACGACCAGCCCATGGTGAACACCCTGAGGAGGACTAAGAAGGAGACTCCAGATCCCAGCAGCCCCCCGGCCACGACACCAGGGGACGAGCCCCAGCGAGCCAGGGGCACCAATGCAGTCACAACACCCAAG caGGAGGAGGCCCATGAGGACCTGGCCCTGGCCCTGGCCCTGGGACTCCAGCTGGACATCCAGCGCTCCAGCAGGGACTCCCTGCAGTGTTCCAGTGGCTACAGCACCCAGAGCACCACGCCATGCTGCTCTGAGGATACCATCCCCTCACAAG TGTCCGACTACGACTACTTCTCCGTGAGCGGCGACCAGGAGACGGACCAGCTGGACTTCGACAAGTCCTCCACCATCCCCCGCAACAGCGACATCAGCCAGTCGTACCGGCGCATGTTCCAAGCCAAGCGGCCGGCCTCCACAGCGGGCATCCCCTCCACAGCCCCGTCCCCCGCCTCTATCGTCACCCCTGGGGTGGCCACCATCCGCCGCACGCCCTCCTCCAAGCCCCACTTGCGCCGGCCCTCTGGGGGCTTGGGTCTGGGCCCCATCCCCATCAAGCCCCCCATGATCCCGGTCAAGACGCCCACTGTGCCCGAGCACCCCGGGGGGTTCTTCGGAGGTGAGGGCGAGGGAGCGGGAACGCTAAGCCCCCAGAGTCCGCGCTCTTCACCGGGGGACAACGGGTTGGTATCTTCCAGGTCAGCCCGGGACACTCAGGCCCCCTCTGATCCGCCCTCTCCCCCGCCTCAGCCCGGCGGCAGGTTGTCGGAGTGGGACCACGAGGCACTGCCGGAGGTTCAGGAGGAGGAGATTGGATGCGGTGAAGGGGAAGATGTGCTCTTGGCCATACGGAGAGGAGTCAAACTGAAGAAGACTATGACCAACGACCGGTCTGCACCAAGGATAGTGTGA
- the LOC105006983 gene encoding protein MTSS 1 isoform X6: METVIERECSALGGLFQTVIGDMKSSYPVWDDFISKAGKLQSQLRTTVVAVAAFLEAFQKVADLATGSRGGTRDIGSALTRMCMRHRSIEAKLRQFSVVFIDCLINPLQDQMEEWKRVANTLDKDHAKEYKKARQEIKKKSSDTLKLQKKAKKADVFGRGDIQPQLDSAMQDVSDKYLLLEETEKQAVRKALVEERSRFCTFVSMLRPVVEEEMSMLGEITHLQTLTDDLKALTMDPHKLPPASEQVILDLKGSESSWSYQTPPSSPSTTASRKSSMCSSSLNSVNSSDSRSSGSHCHSPTSHYRYRSSALPQQGPARLSSVSSHDSGFISQDAYQSKSPSPMPPDGHPQLSNGYDHHPHLHHGPSTAPDLCGGGIQEGYPHLPPSSPSSTPLASPSSPSSPMWAWSKPGSALLVDRPPYCTQETGMIPSSKVPTWKDWAKPGPYDQPMVNTLRRTKKETPDPSSPPATTPGDEPQRARGTNAVTTPKQEEAHEDLALALALGLQLDIQRSSRDSLQCSSGYSTQSTTPCCSEDTIPSQVSDYDYFSVSGDQETDQLDFDKSSTIPRNSDISQSYRRMFQAKRPASTAGIPSTAPSPASIVTPGVATIRRTPSSKPHLRRPSGGLGLGPIPIKPPMIPVKTPTVPEHPGGFFGGEGEGAGTLSPQSPRSSPGDNGLVSSRSARDTQAPSDPPSPPPQPGGRLSEWDHEALPEVQEEEIGCGEGEDVLLAIRRGVKLKKTMTNDRSAPRIV; this comes from the exons GTGGCACCAGAGACATTGGTTCAGCCCTCACCAGGATGTGCATGAGGCATCGGAGCATCGAGGCCAAACTTCGTCAGTTCTCAGT GGTTTTTATTGACTGCCTGATTAACCCTCTGCAAGACcagatggaggagtggaagagggtGGCCAACACCCTGGACAAGGACCACGCCAAAG AGTACAAGAAAGCCCGCCAGGAGATCAAGAAGAAATCCTCAGACACTCTCAAGCTGCAGAAGAAGGCTAAGAAAG CCGACGTGTTCG GCCGGGGGGACATCCAGCCCCAGTTGGACAGTGCCATGCAGGACGTGAGTGATAAGTACCTGCTGCTGGAGGAGACGGAGAAGCAGGCAGTGAGGAAGGCCTTGGTGGAAGAGAGGAGCCGCTTCTGCACCTTCGTCTCCATGTTGAGGCCCGTGGTG GAAGAGGAGATGTCTATGTTGGGTGAGATCACTCACTTGCAGACCCTCACTGACGACCTGAAGGCCCTGACAATGGACCCCCACAAGCTGCCCCCCGCCAGCGAGCAG GTCATTCTTGACCTGAAGGGGTCTGAGAGCAGCTGGTCATATCagacccctccctcctcccctagCACCACAGCATCCAGGAAGTCCAGCATGTGCAG CAGTAGTCTGAACAGTGTCAACAGCAGCGACTCTCGCTCCAGCGGCTCCCACTGCCACTCCCCCACCTCCCACTACCGCTACCGGAGCTCCGCCCTCCCGCAGCAAGGCCCCGCCCGCCTCTCCAGTGTCTCCTCCCATGACTCTGGCTTCATCTCCCAGGACGCCTACCAGTCCAAGTCGCCATCGCCCATGCCCCCCGACGGTCACCCACAG CTTTCAAACGGGTACGatcatcatcctcatcttcaTCACGGGCCCTCCACCGCCCCTGATCTGTGTGGCGGGGGCATTCAGGAGGGCTaccctcacctccctccatcttctccctcctccacccccctcgCCTCgccatcctctccctcctcccccatgTGGGCGTGGTCGAAACCAGGCTCTGCCCTCCTTGTGGACCGCCCCCCCTATTGCACCCAGGAAACGGGCATGATCCCGTCCTCCAAGGTTCCCACCTGGAAG GACTGGGCCAAGCCGGGCCCGTACGACCAGCCCATGGTGAACACCCTGAGGAGGACTAAGAAGGAGACTCCAGATCCCAGCAGCCCCCCGGCCACGACACCAGGGGACGAGCCCCAGCGAGCCAGGGGCACCAATGCAGTCACAACACCCAAG caGGAGGAGGCCCATGAGGACCTGGCCCTGGCCCTGGCCCTGGGACTCCAGCTGGACATCCAGCGCTCCAGCAGGGACTCCCTGCAGTGTTCCAGTGGCTACAGCACCCAGAGCACCACGCCATGCTGCTCTGAGGATACCATCCCCTCACAAG TGTCCGACTACGACTACTTCTCCGTGAGCGGCGACCAGGAGACGGACCAGCTGGACTTCGACAAGTCCTCCACCATCCCCCGCAACAGCGACATCAGCCAGTCGTACCGGCGCATGTTCCAAGCCAAGCGGCCGGCCTCCACAGCGGGCATCCCCTCCACAGCCCCGTCCCCCGCCTCTATCGTCACCCCTGGGGTGGCCACCATCCGCCGCACGCCCTCCTCCAAGCCCCACTTGCGCCGGCCCTCTGGGGGCTTGGGTCTGGGCCCCATCCCCATCAAGCCCCCCATGATCCCGGTCAAGACGCCCACTGTGCCCGAGCACCCCGGGGGGTTCTTCGGAGGTGAGGGCGAGGGAGCGGGAACGCTAAGCCCCCAGAGTCCGCGCTCTTCACCGGGGGACAACGGGTTGGTATCTTCCAGGTCAGCCCGGGACACTCAGGCCCCCTCTGATCCGCCCTCTCCCCCGCCTCAGCCCGGCGGCAGGTTGTCGGAGTGGGACCACGAGGCACTGCCGGAGGTTCAGGAGGAGGAGATTGGATGCGGTGAAGGGGAAGATGTGCTCTTGGCCATACGGAGAGGAGTCAAACTGAAGAAGACTATGACCAACGACCGGTCTGCACCAAGGATAGTGTGA
- the LOC105006983 gene encoding protein MTSS 1 isoform X5, with protein METVIERECSALGGLFQTVIGDMKSSYPVWDDFISKAGKLQSQLRTTVVAVAAFLEAFQKVADLATGSRGGTRDIGSALTRMCMRHRSIEAKLRQFSVVFIDCLINPLQDQMEEWKRVANTLDKDHAKEYKKARQEIKKKSSDTLKLQKKAKKGRGDIQPQLDSAMQDVSDKYLLLEETEKQAVRKALVEERSRFCTFVSMLRPVVEEEMSMLGEITHLQTLTDDLKALTMDPHKLPPASEQVILDLKGSESSWSYQTPPSSPSTTASRKSSMCSSLNSVNSSDSRSSGSHCHSPTSHYRYRSSALPQQGPARLSSVSSHDSGFISQDAYQSKSPSPMPPDGHPQTSGSSSSAVSETCQPVSEGSSSSSSSSPASSKETCSSTRVDQLSNGYDHHPHLHHGPSTAPDLCGGGIQEGYPHLPPSSPSSTPLASPSSPSSPMWAWSKPGSALLVDRPPYCTQETGMIPSSKVPTWKDWAKPGPYDQPMVNTLRRTKKETPDPSSPPATTPGDEPQRARGTNAVTTPKQEEAHEDLALALALGLQLDIQRSSRDSLQCSSGYSTQSTTPCCSEDTIPSQVSDYDYFSVSGDQETDQLDFDKSSTIPRNSDISQSYRRMFQAKRPASTAGIPSTAPSPASIVTPGVATIRRTPSSKPHLRRPSGGLGLGPIPIKPPMIPVKTPTVPEHPGGFFGGEGEGAGTLSPQSPRSSPGDNGLVSSRSARDTQAPSDPPSPPPQPGGRLSEWDHEALPEVQEEEIGCGEGEDVLLAIRRGVKLKKTMTNDRSAPRIV; from the exons GTGGCACCAGAGACATTGGTTCAGCCCTCACCAGGATGTGCATGAGGCATCGGAGCATCGAGGCCAAACTTCGTCAGTTCTCAGT GGTTTTTATTGACTGCCTGATTAACCCTCTGCAAGACcagatggaggagtggaagagggtGGCCAACACCCTGGACAAGGACCACGCCAAAG AGTACAAGAAAGCCCGCCAGGAGATCAAGAAGAAATCCTCAGACACTCTCAAGCTGCAGAAGAAGGCTAAGAAAG GCCGGGGGGACATCCAGCCCCAGTTGGACAGTGCCATGCAGGACGTGAGTGATAAGTACCTGCTGCTGGAGGAGACGGAGAAGCAGGCAGTGAGGAAGGCCTTGGTGGAAGAGAGGAGCCGCTTCTGCACCTTCGTCTCCATGTTGAGGCCCGTGGTG GAAGAGGAGATGTCTATGTTGGGTGAGATCACTCACTTGCAGACCCTCACTGACGACCTGAAGGCCCTGACAATGGACCCCCACAAGCTGCCCCCCGCCAGCGAGCAG GTCATTCTTGACCTGAAGGGGTCTGAGAGCAGCTGGTCATATCagacccctccctcctcccctagCACCACAGCATCCAGGAAGTCCAGCATGTGCAG TAGTCTGAACAGTGTCAACAGCAGCGACTCTCGCTCCAGCGGCTCCCACTGCCACTCCCCCACCTCCCACTACCGCTACCGGAGCTCCGCCCTCCCGCAGCAAGGCCCCGCCCGCCTCTCCAGTGTCTCCTCCCATGACTCTGGCTTCATCTCCCAGGACGCCTACCAGTCCAAGTCGCCATCGCCCATGCCCCCCGACGGTCACCCACAG ACCTCTGGCTCTTCATCCTCGGCCGTCTCTGAGACTTGCCAGCCTGTCAGCGAGggcagctcctcctcctcttcctcttccccgGCCTCCTCTAAGGAGACCTGCTCCAGCACTAGGGTGGACCAG CTTTCAAACGGGTACGatcatcatcctcatcttcaTCACGGGCCCTCCACCGCCCCTGATCTGTGTGGCGGGGGCATTCAGGAGGGCTaccctcacctccctccatcttctccctcctccacccccctcgCCTCgccatcctctccctcctcccccatgTGGGCGTGGTCGAAACCAGGCTCTGCCCTCCTTGTGGACCGCCCCCCCTATTGCACCCAGGAAACGGGCATGATCCCGTCCTCCAAGGTTCCCACCTGGAAG GACTGGGCCAAGCCGGGCCCGTACGACCAGCCCATGGTGAACACCCTGAGGAGGACTAAGAAGGAGACTCCAGATCCCAGCAGCCCCCCGGCCACGACACCAGGGGACGAGCCCCAGCGAGCCAGGGGCACCAATGCAGTCACAACACCCAAG caGGAGGAGGCCCATGAGGACCTGGCCCTGGCCCTGGCCCTGGGACTCCAGCTGGACATCCAGCGCTCCAGCAGGGACTCCCTGCAGTGTTCCAGTGGCTACAGCACCCAGAGCACCACGCCATGCTGCTCTGAGGATACCATCCCCTCACAAG TGTCCGACTACGACTACTTCTCCGTGAGCGGCGACCAGGAGACGGACCAGCTGGACTTCGACAAGTCCTCCACCATCCCCCGCAACAGCGACATCAGCCAGTCGTACCGGCGCATGTTCCAAGCCAAGCGGCCGGCCTCCACAGCGGGCATCCCCTCCACAGCCCCGTCCCCCGCCTCTATCGTCACCCCTGGGGTGGCCACCATCCGCCGCACGCCCTCCTCCAAGCCCCACTTGCGCCGGCCCTCTGGGGGCTTGGGTCTGGGCCCCATCCCCATCAAGCCCCCCATGATCCCGGTCAAGACGCCCACTGTGCCCGAGCACCCCGGGGGGTTCTTCGGAGGTGAGGGCGAGGGAGCGGGAACGCTAAGCCCCCAGAGTCCGCGCTCTTCACCGGGGGACAACGGGTTGGTATCTTCCAGGTCAGCCCGGGACACTCAGGCCCCCTCTGATCCGCCCTCTCCCCCGCCTCAGCCCGGCGGCAGGTTGTCGGAGTGGGACCACGAGGCACTGCCGGAGGTTCAGGAGGAGGAGATTGGATGCGGTGAAGGGGAAGATGTGCTCTTGGCCATACGGAGAGGAGTCAAACTGAAGAAGACTATGACCAACGACCGGTCTGCACCAAGGATAGTGTGA